A region of Heliangelus exortis chromosome 4, bHelExo1.hap1, whole genome shotgun sequence DNA encodes the following proteins:
- the LOC139795664 gene encoding AT-rich interactive domain-containing protein 1B-like isoform X2: protein MRARLSSTMAATLRDGGSGTAPSGPALPGAAPAAHAPGGGGGAWGSRCACAMRYALPRRRRWGALLPPPRGVGGARELPRGGARAAAAVNGREGTEQPGGSAEPPDQTQQDRTEPNRTALDWTEPALPVLWTAGQLSHSTLQI, encoded by the exons ATGCGGGCCAGGCTCTCCAGCACCATGGCGGCGACCCTGAGGGACGGAGGGAGCGGAACGGCCCCCTCGGGCCCCGcgctccctggggctgctcccgCCGCGCATGCAccgggaggggggggcggggcCTGGGGATCGCGCTGCGCATGCGCCATGCGGTACGCACttccccgccgccgccgctggggggcgctgctgccgccgccgcgcGGGGTTGGGGGGGCGCGGGAGCTGCCGCGAGGCGGCGcgcgggcggcggcggccgtTAACGGACGGGAGGGAACGGAGCAGCCCGGGGGCAGCGCGGAACCACCGGACCAGACCCAACAGGATCGGACCGAACCGAACCGCACTGCACTCGACTGGACCGAACCG GCACTCCCTGTCCTCTGGACTGCAGGTCAGCTGTCACACAGCACACTTCAGATCTAG
- the LOC139795664 gene encoding AT-rich interactive domain-containing protein 1B-like isoform X1 encodes MRARLSSTMAATLRDGGSGTAPSGPALPGAAPAAHAPGGGGGAWGSRCACAMRYALPRRRRWGALLPPPRGVGGARELPRGGARAAAAVNGREGTEQPGGSAEPPDQTQQDRTEPNRTALDWTEPVRRGLALPVLWTAGQLSHSTLQI; translated from the exons ATGCGGGCCAGGCTCTCCAGCACCATGGCGGCGACCCTGAGGGACGGAGGGAGCGGAACGGCCCCCTCGGGCCCCGcgctccctggggctgctcccgCCGCGCATGCAccgggaggggggggcggggcCTGGGGATCGCGCTGCGCATGCGCCATGCGGTACGCACttccccgccgccgccgctggggggcgctgctgccgccgccgcgcGGGGTTGGGGGGGCGCGGGAGCTGCCGCGAGGCGGCGcgcgggcggcggcggccgtTAACGGACGGGAGGGAACGGAGCAGCCCGGGGGCAGCGCGGAACCACCGGACCAGACCCAACAGGATCGGACCGAACCGAACCGCACTGCACTCGACTGGACCGAACCGGTGCGGCGGGGGTTG GCACTCCCTGTCCTCTGGACTGCAGGTCAGCTGTCACACAGCACACTTCAGATCTAG
- the CISD2 gene encoding CDGSH iron-sulfur domain-containing protein 2 — protein MVLESLARIVKVQLPAYLKRLPLPESVGGFLRLTVSEWLRLLPFLGVLALLGYLAVRPFLSKKKQQKDSLINLKIQKENPKVVNEINIEDLCLTKAYCRCWRSKTFPVCDGSHNKHNELTGDNIGPLILKKKEV, from the exons ATGGTGCTGGAGAGCCTGGCCCGCATCGTCAAGGTCCAGCTGCCCGCTTACCTCAAGCGCCTGCCGCTGCCCGAGAGCGTCGGTGGCTTCCTCCGCCTCACAG TTTCAGAATGGCTCCGGTTACTGCCTTTCCTGGGTGTGCTGGCCTTGCTGGGTTACCTTGCTGTTCGTCCCTTCCTCTCcaagaagaaacagcaaaaggatAGCTTGATTAACCTCAAGatccagaaggaaaatccaAAAGTAGTGAATGAAATAAACATTGAAGATTTGTGCCTCACTAAGGCTTACTGCAGGTGTTGGCGTTCCAAGACG TTCCCTGTCTGTGATGGCTCCCACAACAAGCACAATGAATTAACAGGAGATAATATAGGTCCACTAATACTCAAGAAGAAAGAAGTATAG
- the BDH2 gene encoding dehydrogenase/reductase SDR family member 6 — protein sequence MGRLDGKIILLSAAAQGIGRAAAIAFAKEGAQVIATDINKSKLQELEKYPGIQIRVLDVTKKEQIENLAKEIEKIDVLCNIAGFVHHGTILECEEGDWNFTMNLNVHSMYLMIQTFLPKMLKQKSGNIINMSSVASSIKGVVNRCAYSTSKAAVIGLTKSVAADFIEQGIRCNCICPGTVDTPSLQERIQARPNPDQALKDFLARQKTGRMATAEEVAHLFVYLASDESAYVTGNELIIDGGWSL from the exons ATGGGTCGGCTGGATGGGAAGATCATCctcctgtctgcagcagcacagggcattggcagagcagctgctatT gcTTTTGCTAAAGAAGGAGCCCAAGTCATTGCTACGGACATCAACAAGTCTAAGCTGCAAGAACTGGAGAAATATCCAG GAATTCAAATACGGGTTCTGGATGTCACCAAAAAGGAGCAGATAGAAAATCTGGCCAAGGAGATTGAGAAGATTGATGTCCTCTGTAACATTGCAGG GTTTGTTCATCATGGAACCATTCTGGAGTGTGAGGAAGGAGACTGGAACTTCACTATGAACCTCAATGTTCACAGCATGTACCTGATGATCCAGACATTCCTTCCTAAG ATGCTTAAACAGAAATCTGGAAATATTATCAATATGTCTTCTGTGGCATCCAGCATTAAAG GAGTTGTGAACAGATGTGCATACAGCACCTCCAAGGCAGCAGTTATTGGTCTGACAAAGTCTGTGGCTGCTGATTTCATTGAACAAGGCATCAGATGCAACTGCATATGTCCTG GGACTGTTGACACACCATCTTTACAGGAAAGAATCCAAGCCCGGCCCAACCCAGACCAG GCACTGAAAGATTTTCTAGCCAGGCAGAAAACAGGCAGGATGGCTACTGCTGAAGAAGTGGCCCATCTCTTTGTGTACTTGGCCTCTGATGAG TCTGCCTATGTGACTGGTAATGAGCTCATCATTGATGGAGGATGGAGCTTGTGA